Below is a window of Deltaproteobacteria bacterium DNA.
CGGAAAGCATCTCGCGCGTGCACGCGTGATCTTCTGCTCTCGCAACCACGACAATGCCACTTGCCACGTCGGCTGCAACAATCGAAGCTAAGGTCTGCTCAAGAATACTTAGTCCATTTTTTAGAACTAGAAACGGCTTGGACTTTCCGCCTACGCCCTGCATTCGCTCGCTGCTTCCAGCCGCTGGGACAACGGCATAAACCTTCGGCGACTCATTACAGAAGGATGACACAGCTACTCATGCAATAAATAATAGATAGTTACTCCGCAAAGATTTGCTCAATCCGCGCCATTGCCTGCTCTTCGGAGCTTGCAAGCGATACAGAGATCTCTCTTGCAAGAAGGCCTTGGGCCGTATCGAGCATCCTGCGCTCGCCGAAAGAAAGCTCCTTGTCTCCACGCAATACGGATAAATCCCTGATGACTTTTGCTATTTCAAAAACGGAACCGGTTTTTAACTTCTGAGTATACTCGCGGTGTCGGCGATTCCACGTCTGCGTATCGACTGCTACATTGCGCTCGCGAAGTATACAGAAAACCTTCTCGATTGTTTCACCATCAGCGACTCCCCGCAAACCCACTGAATCTGCTTGGCTTACTGGAACCATGATTTTCATCCCCGTTTCGAGAATTGTAATCATGTAAAACCTCTGCTCAGAACCCGAGATCTTGCGGATTTGAATGGAATCGATTACGCCTACTCCGTGGGCTGGGTAAACAACCTTTTCGCCTTCCTGAAAACTAAGTGCGCTCAATTCTTTGTTCCCCCAATTCTAATGCAACGACTAGACAGCTATAAATAACTGAAAAGACTACTAAAACAGACTAGCTTATACACTATTATTTCTCAGTCGTCAAACGACCCCAATTCTCGCTTGACTACCTTTAGATCTAATCAAAACCCTATTGTCGCAAGCTATAGCCGTGGTTTTCCACGGACTTAACCACCAAATCACGCGCAGTTTTAAACTCATCCGGCAAAAGAGTTCGTTCACTTGAGCCAAAAGACAATTTCACTGACACGCTCTTTTCTCCTTCTGCAAGCGGCTCTCCGATGTACACGCTAAGGACATCAATTTTTTTTAGCAAACCAGATTCCAAAGAACCTTCGTATATAGCGCGTTCTAGCTTGGCGTAAGGTTCCTTCTTCGGCATAACGACCGATATTTCAAACAGCGCATCTGGATATTTTGCAACCGGAATGAACGAGTGAGTAGCATCTGCATCTAAAATCAAATCTTCCAAGCATAGCTCTGCAACGATAGCCCT
It encodes the following:
- a CDS encoding CarD family transcriptional regulator, whose protein sequence is MSALSFQEGEKVVYPAHGVGVIDSIQIRKISGSEQRFYMITILETGMKIMVPVSQADSVGLRGVADGETIEKVFCILRERNVAVDTQTWNRRHREYTQKLKTGSVFEIAKVIRDLSVLRGDKELSFGERRMLDTAQGLLAREISVSLASSEEQAMARIEQIFAE